The stretch of DNA GCGAGCCGAGCTCGGCCCGTCCGGGATAGCCGCCGCCAATGCCTGCGCTGAGGACAAGGCGGTAGCCGCCTTGCTCGGCGATCAGCGCTTGCGCGGTGCGGATGGCGGCCGAGACCGGGCCGACCCCGGCGAGGCGGACGTCAAATGCCGGGGAGTTCTTCAAGCCACGCAGGATGGCGCTGGCTTCAGCCTCCACCGCGGCCATGATTAAAATTCGGCCCTGGGCCGGATCTTGCTGCTGCATCATCGTCTGTAAATGCTCCTTTGCTTATATGAATAGGCTTGCTTAACTGGTTCACTCAGTACTCAAAATTTGATTGAAACTATATTAATTATAGTCCTCAAGCTGCGAATTGGACAACTTGACAGTGAATTCGCTTGCCCTGCCCCTATTTTTCCCCATGAAATCAGGCTTTGCTTAAATGACAGTCATAACTTCCCCTGCTTCACGCATATAGAGTAAAGCTTACAATTTATCTTTACTCCTTGGCATTTTGATTCGGGCAATAGGGCAGAGGTTACAAACCTTTTACCGTAAGTTGTCTAAGTTTTCATTCATTTTCTTTCAATATGCTCTACAGTTAATAGAGCTGATTGGAAGAATCATAGACATAAGTTGAAAGGATGAATTGCTAATGTACAGAAGATGGATGGCAGCGGTGCTTGTCGTGATCTTGGGAATGACCCTTGCTTTGCCGAGAGGAACCTCTGCGGCGGCGAGTAAAGGCGAAGCCTTGCTGGGGATTAATGACAAACTGACAGAGATTGCACCGTTACTAAAGAGTGGTAATTATTATGTGCCTGTGCGGGAGCTTGCCAAGGAAATGGGGCTTCAGATGACGGGCTCGCCCGAACATATTGTGCTTGCCGACCAAAGCGGTAGAACACTGACCCTGCTGCGCAGCGGCGACCAGGCGCTCCGGTCGGATGGAGCCAAGGTCAAAGCGAGCATGTTCGTCTCGCAGGGAAGAACAATGATCCCATTCGGTACGGTAGCAGAATCGTTTAATTATAAAGTTACCTACAACCCCGATCAGCGAGTGCTGCGCGCCGTGAACAATGCGAAGGCGCTGAGCGAGAGTGAGTTCCTTAAGAAGTACAGCCAGCAAATAGCTAAGCTTGCCCGTGTAGAGACACCGTCCAGCCCTGGTCAAAAGGGGAAGCAGCCAGTCTATCTTACTTTTGACGATGGTCCGAGTGCACATACGGGTCAGCTGCTTGATATTCTAAGCAAATATGACGCCAAGGCGACCTTCTTCATGCTGGGCAACCGCATCAGCAGCTACCCGGCTGCGGTGCAGCGGATGGTGAAGGAAGGCCATGCTCTGGGACTGCATGGGATGACGCATGAGAAGAATAAGTTCTATGCTTCTCCGGCAGCTGCGTTGAAAGAGATGAATCAGGATAACGAGAGACTGAATAAGGCGGTCAAGCAGAAGACAACCCTTATTAGGACGCCTTACGGCAGCAAGCCGTATTTTACCCAGTCGTTCCGTGACAAGGTTCTGGGCGAAGGTGGATACCATATGTGGGATTGGAACGTGGATTCACTGGATTGGAAATACAAGAGCAACAGCCGTGCTATTTATAATAATGTAATGAAGCAGGTGCATAACGAACACAAACATGGCACAGCGCCGCTGATCCTGTTCCATGATCAGGCTGCTACGCTGAAGGTACTGCCGCAAATTCTGGCAGAGCTTAAGAAGGAAGGATACAACTTTGAGATCCTGACTTCCGAAATGAAGCCCGTGAACTTCTGGAAGGACGCCCGTTAAGAAGCATGTAATAGATGAAAGAACAGGAAAACAGCCATCATATAAGTGATTATTCATGTCAACAAAGCCTGGTGCGGGAGATGCCGCAGCCAGGCCTTTTCTTTGCAGAGAAAATTAGGCCTGCCTGACATAAACTTGGTTCCCCTCTCTCGACTCTTTTATGGTAGTATGGTATCATAAAGTCTTGGTGACGTATTAACGAATTAAAGTGTTCTTTATATTTTTTGATTTTAGTAGG from Paenibacillus sp. CAA11 encodes:
- a CDS encoding polysaccharide deacetylase; its protein translation is MYRRWMAAVLVVILGMTLALPRGTSAAASKGEALLGINDKLTEIAPLLKSGNYYVPVRELAKEMGLQMTGSPEHIVLADQSGRTLTLLRSGDQALRSDGAKVKASMFVSQGRTMIPFGTVAESFNYKVTYNPDQRVLRAVNNAKALSESEFLKKYSQQIAKLARVETPSSPGQKGKQPVYLTFDDGPSAHTGQLLDILSKYDAKATFFMLGNRISSYPAAVQRMVKEGHALGLHGMTHEKNKFYASPAAALKEMNQDNERLNKAVKQKTTLIRTPYGSKPYFTQSFRDKVLGEGGYHMWDWNVDSLDWKYKSNSRAIYNNVMKQVHNEHKHGTAPLILFHDQAATLKVLPQILAELKKEGYNFEILTSEMKPVNFWKDAR